A window of the Vanessa cardui chromosome 12, ilVanCard2.1, whole genome shotgun sequence genome harbors these coding sequences:
- the LOC124534355 gene encoding cationic amino acid transporter 3, whose protein sequence is MGCAKILSALRRCKQLDADGDNSTPLSRCLGLVDLTALGVGSTLGLGVYVLAGSVAKTEAGPAVTLSFLVAAIASAFAGLCYAEFAARVPKAGSAYVYSYVSVGEFIAFTIGWNLILEYVIGTASVAKGMANYIDSLFNNTMAITMREMVPINISFLANYPDFLAFGLVLLITILLCVGVKESTKLNNVFTALNMATVVIVIIAGAINSDPANWRIKVEDIPEEYRSQAGEGGFMPWGVAGVMAGAAKCFFGFVGFDCVATTGEEAKNPKRDIPLSIVISLAVIFASYFSIATVLTMMWPYYLQDADAPFPHVFTQTGMPVIKWIVTVGAVFALCTSLLGAMFPLPRVLYAMGTDGVLFRPLSMIDARTKTPLLATLLSGLFAAVMSAIFNLNQLIDMMSIGTLLAYTIVATSVLILRYEEENIFIMNGINAVPETIFSIVKQTLNLLGLKHPTALSATIAKCTIGLLFVVALVACALLRWAGGGAGALCAALLLLLMLLVLYRQPRASVQHLSFKVPLVPLVPYLSVCMNVYLMMQLDYQTWVRFIFWLVIGYAIYFTYGIRNSSLREGKCTTKNNIVNEKQAITKF, encoded by the exons ATGGGGTGTGCAAAGATATTATCAGCGCTGCGTCGCTGCAAGCAGCTCGATGCAGACGGGGACAATTCCACGCCTCTGTCCAGGTGTCTAGGCCTGGTGGACCTCACAGCGCTTGGAGTTGGAAGCACGCTGGGTCTCGGCGTGTATGTTCTGGCAGGATCTGTGGCCAAAACTGAAGCAGGTCCCGCTGTGACCCTCAGCTTCCTCGTCGCCGCAATTGCATCTGCTTTCGCTG GTCTCTGTTACGCTGAGTTCGCTGCCCGTGTTCCCAAAGCCGGTTCAGCTTACGTGTACAGCTACGTCAGCGTTGGCGAGTTCATAGCCTTTACGATAGGCTGGAATCTGATATTGGAATACGTCATTGGCACGGCGAGTGTTGCCAAGGGTATGGCCAATTATATCGACAGCCTCTTCAACAACACCATGGCTATAACAATGAGGGAAATGGTgccaataaatatatcatttctcGCCAATTATCCAGACTTCTTGGCGTTTGGTCTGGTGCTGCTTATTACGA TACTGCTCTGCGTGGGTGTGAAAGAGTCAACGAAACTGAACAACGTGTTCACGGCTCTCAATATGGCCACCGTCGTGATAGTCATCATCGCTGGAGCAATTAACA GTGATCCAGCAAATTGGAGAATAAAAGTTGAAGATATTCCCGAGGAGTACCGGTCTCAGGCCGGCGAAGGCGGCTTCATGCCGTGGGGAGTGGCGGGCGTCATGGCCGGTGCCGCCAAGTGCTTCTTCGGTTTCGTGGGCTTCGACTGCGTGGCCACCACTGGCGAGGAAGCCAAGAATCCCAAAAGGGACATACCGCTATCTATCGTTATTTCCCTAGCGGTGATATTCGCTTCGTACTTCAGCATCGCCACGGTGTTGACAATGATGTGGCCATATTATTTAcag GACGCAGACGCACCGTTCCCACACGTGTTCACGCAAACCGGCATGCCGGTCATCAAGTGGATCGTGACGGTGGGCGCCGTGTTCGCTCTGTGCACCAGCCTGCTGGGCGCCATGTTCCCGCTGCCGCGCGTGCTGTACGCGATGGGCACGGACGGCGTACTGTTCCGCCCCTTGAGCATGATCGACGCCCGCACTAAAACGCCCCTACTCGCGACCCTTTTGAGTGGACTGTTCGCCG cGGTAATGTCGGCCATCTTTAATCTAAATCAGCTGATCGACATGATGTCCATAGGAACACTTCTAGCGTACACCATCGTAGCGACCAGCGTCTTAATTCTGCG GTACGAGgaagaaaacatatttattatgaacGGTATCAATGCGGTGCCGGAGACGATTTTCAGCATCGTAAAACAAACCCTGAATCTACTGGGTCTCAAACACCCCACTGCTCTCTCGGCCACGATCGCTAAATGCACCATCGGCTTACTAT TCGTGGTGGCGCTGGTGGCGTGCGCGCTGCTGCGCtgggcgggcggcggcgcgggcgcgctgTGCGCGGCGCTGCTGCTGCTGCTAATGCTGCTCGTGCTGTACCGCCAGCCGCGCGCCAGCGTGCAGCACCTCAGCTTTAAG GTTCCACTGGTACCTCTGGTTCCATACTTGAGCGTGTGCATGAACGTGTACCTCATGATGCAGCTGGACTACCAGACTTGGGTGCGGTTCATCTTCTGGCTCGTTATAG GTTACGCGATATACTTCACGTACGGCATCCGAAACAGTTCCCTGAGGGAAGGTAAATGTACTACGAAGAACAACATTGTGAACGAAAAACAGGCCATCACAAAGTTTTGA